In Lonchura striata isolate bLonStr1 chromosome 14, bLonStr1.mat, whole genome shotgun sequence, one genomic interval encodes:
- the FATE1 gene encoding fetal and adult testis-expressed transcript protein: MQNIFQTMYLLGQVLFHRVQDSLRDPAPPSSQEPIPAAESALEEAGVPEVAAMRRQLARISGRLRLLEEQCHAWRQKEALLYSAMISACLVNTWLWLRR, encoded by the exons ATGCAGAACATCTTCCAGACCATGTACCTGCTGGGCCAGGTGCTCTTCCACCGTGTCCAGGACTCTCTGCGAGACCCGGCGCCCCCCAG ctcccaggagcccatcccagctgcagagagcgCCTTGGAGGAGGCCGGGGTGCCGGAGGTGGCAGCCATGAGAAGGCAG CTGGCCAGGATCTCGGGGAGGCTGCGCCTGCTGGAGGAGCAGTGCCACGCCTGGAGACAGAAGGAGGCCCTGCTGTACTCCGCGATGATCTCTGCTTGCCTCGTCAACACGTGGCTCTGGCTCAGAAGATGA